The genomic window TTCACCACCAACACCCACCACTGGTTGCTGTTCTTCACCAACCTCGGGCGGGTCTATCGCGCCAAGGGCTACGAGATCCCCGAGGGCGGGCCGACCGGCAAGGGCCAGCACGTGGCCAACCTGATGGCCTTCCAGCCCGGAGAGCAGATCGCGTCGGTCCTGGCGGTGGAGGACTACGAGCAGGCGGACTATCTGGTCCTGGCGACGAAGAACGGCCTGGTCAAGAAGACCCGGCTGGCGGACTACGACTCGCCACGCTCCGGTGGCCTCATCGCTGTCAACCTGCGCGACGGGGACGAGCTGGTCGGCGCGGGCCTGGCCGGTGCCGCCGACGACATCCTCCTGGTCTCGGTCAAGGGTCAGTCGGTCCGGTTCACCGCCACCGACACCGCGCTGCGCCCGATGGGGCGCGCGACCTCCGGTGTCACCGGCATGAAGTTCCGTGGCGCGGACCGGTTGCTGTCCATGTCCGTCGTCCCGGACGGCAGCGAGCCCTTTGTCTTCGTCGTGTTCGAGAACGGCATGGCCAAGCGGACGTCGGTCTCGGCCTATCGGGTCCAGGGCCGCGGCGGTCTCGGCATCAAGGTGGCCAAGGCGACCGAGAAGGGTGGCGACCTGGTCGGTGCCCTCACCGTCGAGGAGGGCAACGAGGTCCTCGTGGTGATGGAGCGCGGCAACGTGGTGCGCTCCTCGATCGACCAGGTCCGGGTCACCGGCCGGGACACCGCCGGAGTCAAGTTCGCGACCCCGGGCAAGGGCGACTCGATCGTGGCCGTCGCGGTCAACGCCGAGACAGCTCTGCCCGAAGAGGTGGAGTCCATCCTCGGTGCGGATGCAGAAGTCACCGGCGCTGATGAGGCTTCCACCCCCGTCGATGCACTACCGTCTGATGAGTCGGCGGACGTTGCCGAGGTGAGTGACGCGACGGAGGAGCTCTCGAGCGAGACCACCGCGGACGCCGATGAACCGGACACGGGAGGCGAGCAGTGAGCACGACTGGGCAGGGCACCTCGGCGGGTGCACCCCGGGCGTCAACGCGCCCGGCCGGTGCAGGCGATGAGACCCAGAAGATCCGCCGCCCCGGCACCCAGACCGGACAGGGCACGGGGATGCGGGACGGCGCGATGGCGCGGACGGCACCCCGGCGTGACCTGAGCGCCGCAGCGGCCAGGGCGCGCGGGGGCAGTGGCTCCCCGGGCTCGTCCCAGGCGCGCGGCCCGGCCCCGCGCAGCGCCCCCGGGCGACCAGTGCGGCGCACCGGTCCGCGTCGGGTCCGCTTGACCCTGCAGCGGGTCGACCCGTGGTCGGTCATGAAGATCAGCTTCCTGGTCTCCGTCGCGCTGGGCGTGGCCACGGTGATCATGGTCTCCGTCCTCTGGACGGTCCTGAACGGCATGAACGTCTTCTCCACCGTCAACGACCTGATCGTGGAGATCACCACCGGTGAGAACTCCGCGAGCGACTTCAACCTGATGGACTACATCGGGTTCGGCCGGGTGGTGTCGCTGTCGGTGGTCATCGGCGTGATCAACGTGATCCTGCTGACGGCGCTCTCGACGCTCACGGCGTTCCTCTACAACGTCTGCACGGCGTTGGTCGGTGGGGCACAGCTGACCCTGTCGGACGAGTAGGCCTCCGCTCTTCCACGCGGTCCGCTCTACCAGCTCCTCGCAATATTGGGCCAAAGAGTGTAGCCCTCTTGACCCGCTTTGCACATCCCTCTTGGGGTATATTGCCAGCGCCTCCTCCCCCGCAATAGCGTGAGTTGTTTGCCGTTTCTGTGACAACCACGTTCAGGAGGAGCCATGCGCTCAGCATCACGTCGCGCCCTCGCGGGGGCAGTCGCTGTCGGTCTCACGATGACCGCGTTCACGTCTATCGCCACGGCTGGCGGGCGCGATCACCGCCCGGACCCTGGCGACGGCGGCAAGGGAAAAGTGGTCGCGAGCGAGCTGAACAGCCCGAGGCACCTGACGGCTGCTCCCAATGGTGACCTGTATGTCGCCGAGGCGGGCACCGGTGGCGAGGACTGTGTCGTGCTCAGTGAGGCGGGACCGATCTTCGGAGATGACGAGAACCTCCTGCTGTGCGGCAGCTACGATCCTCTAGAGCACCCGGAGTGGTTTGAGATCCGGCTGGGTGAGACCGGATCGGTGACCAAGATCTCCCGCAAGGGCGGCCAGCATCGGGTCGTCACTGGCCTGCCCTCGGTCGACCTCGGTGGTGGCGAGAGCACCGGCCCCAGCGACGTCGCGATCAAGGGCAACAAGCTGATGGTCACCATTGGTCTGGGGGCTGACCCTGCCTCCCGGGACCTGATGGTGGAGCTCTTCGACAACGAGACCTACGCCGACCTCGCCACGGTCCAGGAGGTCAGGTTCAAGGGCAAGAACAGGGTCAAGATCCGGGAGTTTGCCGACCTCGCCCAGTTCGAGACGGAATCCAACCCGCACCCGGACAACCTCGACACCAACCCCAACGCGATCGTCGCGGACAAGAAGGGCGGTTGGCTGGTCACCGACGCGGGAGGAAACGCCGTCCTGAAGCTCAGCAAGCGGGGCAACGTGTCCCTGGTGGGCGTGCCTCCGGGCGGGATGGCCGAGGCACCGCCGTTCCTGGGGCTGCCTCCGGGCACGCCGATCCCGTTCGAGCCGGTGCCCACCGCCGCTGAGCGAGGTCCTGACGGCGCCATCTATGTCAGCCTCCTGACCGGCTTCCCCTTCCCGGTGGACGGCTCGATCATCTGGCGGAT from Ornithinimicrobium cryptoxanthini includes these protein-coding regions:
- a CDS encoding DUF3566 domain-containing protein, whose amino-acid sequence is MSTTGQGTSAGAPRASTRPAGAGDETQKIRRPGTQTGQGTGMRDGAMARTAPRRDLSAAAARARGGSGSPGSSQARGPAPRSAPGRPVRRTGPRRVRLTLQRVDPWSVMKISFLVSVALGVATVIMVSVLWTVLNGMNVFSTVNDLIVEITTGENSASDFNLMDYIGFGRVVSLSVVIGVINVILLTALSTLTAFLYNVCTALVGGAQLTLSDE
- a CDS encoding ScyD/ScyE family protein; this encodes MRSASRRALAGAVAVGLTMTAFTSIATAGGRDHRPDPGDGGKGKVVASELNSPRHLTAAPNGDLYVAEAGTGGEDCVVLSEAGPIFGDDENLLLCGSYDPLEHPEWFEIRLGETGSVTKISRKGGQHRVVTGLPSVDLGGGESTGPSDVAIKGNKLMVTIGLGADPASRDLMVELFDNETYADLATVQEVRFKGKNRVKIREFADLAQFETESNPHPDNLDTNPNAIVADKKGGWLVTDAGGNAVLKLSKRGNVSLVGVPPGGMAEAPPFLGLPPGTPIPFEPVPTAAERGPDGAIYVSLLTGFPFPVDGSIIWRIDRHGNMTEWATGLTNVTDLTWAKGKLYAVQLSNNGLLSEDLTGSLVQVRKGKSTHKVIADDLFAPYGVTVHKDYAYVTTGAVVPGGGEVVRFDLDRHKRR